The following is a genomic window from Spirosoma foliorum.
TGCTTGTTGGGCTGGATTCAGTACGTCGCCGGTTGTGCTAAGCCAGATAATGGCTGCGTACTTTTTCAGAGTGTTGTCGGTGAAAAAATCTGCATTTTTTGTTGTGTCTACGGCGAACCCATGCTGCTGTCCCATTTGTATAATGGCCGCTATACCATCGGGAATTGACTCATGATAGTAACGTAGCGTTTTGCTGAAAATCAGAACTTTAGGTTTGCCGGATTGGGCGAAACTCAGCATTGAAATGCCTAGTAAAAAGGCCAAAAGAAAGGGCAATATTTTTTTCATATTTTATTCGTTTCAGGTCATTGACAAGGCAAATCTGTATGCCGTTCGTGGCAATACCCCCAATCTCCTGAAGGGGGCTCATCAGCCGGAGGTTTTAGCCCCCTTCAGGAGATTGGGGGTATTGCCACGAACTAAACGCTTCTTTTATAGTAAAGAGGCTCCAGCATTTTCCGTGCTTCGCCGTCAGGGTCGTTCCGTACTTCACTGGTTTTGTTGAAGACCATCATCGCGCCTTTGTCGGGCGTAAAGGTGGGCCAATTGGGGAGTCCTTTATGATTCGGATTGCCGGTTCGGGCGAAATTTATCCAGGCCTGACTCATTTTGTTAGCCAACTCCCGAGCTTCGTCTCCTCCGCCAGTCATCGTTTCGCAACGGTCGGTATTCGCAAATACAAACGGGATTTCGCTGCAATGGAATGAGCGGGGGCGGCCGTCCAACACGGGCGTCTGCCAGGAAAAAAGGTAGAGATAAACAGGGGCGGCATTTTGGGCTGCTTTCCGTTCGGCTTGTAGGTAGGCCATTGGATTATACGGAGCTACGTAGGAAAGCAGTTCAACGGGCTTCGCTTTTGGGTGAACCTTACGTAACACCTCATAAATCTGGATGCTCTTGTCGCCAAAGCGCTCAGCCAGTTTCTTTTTCACCCCATCATCATCGATTGATTCCATACCGGGGTTGTTAATACTGGCCGAGGCTTCATTGCGGTTTGTCCCGATGATCATCGGGATATTCGCTGAATAGGCTGGAACGGCAGGCTCAAACGGATGGGCAGGCAACACAGTGCCATCCACAACCGGTTGCCACCCCGCCCGACCAACGCCTGGCGGTATTGTGGTTCCCATTTTCTTCTCGGCAGCCATTCCCGCTTCCGTTATGCGCGCAAAAGGGAGTTTATGAATATCAGCAATGTTCGACCGGTTGAGTTTCAGATCATTCAACACATGCTCAGCGAGTTGGGCCGCGTAGGTATGCGTTGCCACCTGAACCGTTGAGCTACTTTCCGAAATGCCTTTATGAAACAAACCTTTTGCTGACGGCATTGCCATGAGCGTCGTTACTTTGGCCGCTCCACCCGACTGCCCGAAAATCGTTACATTGCCCGCATCGCCCCCAAACTGAGCAATGTTGTCGCGTACCCATTCGAGGGCCGCCACCAAATCAAGCATACCCACGTTCCCCGATTGAGCGTACTGGCTGCCGTAATCAGACATATCCAGAAACCCGAAAACGTTAAGCCGGTGGTTGATCGAGACAACAACGACATCACCGAATCGACTTAGATTTTCGCCGTCGTAAGAAGGGTGTTCCTGACTGGAGCCGGAGAAAAAAGCCCCCCCGTGCATCCAGAATAGAACCGGCCGTTTCTTTCCATCGTTAACGCCCGGCGACCAGACATTCAATCGTAGGCAGTCTTCGCCCTGCAAGCCGTCGTTCCACTGATATAGAAATGCGTACTCTTCCGAACTCCAGCCGCCATTTGGTTTCTGGGGACAGACCGGCCCGTAAATGAGTGAGTTACGAACGCCCGTCCAGGGAGCGAGTTTGGCGGGCGGCATAAAACGAGCCTCTTCTGCGGTGGTTGCTGCGTACGGAATTCCCTTAAAATTGACAATGCCATTATGCGTATAGCCGCGCACTTTCCCCGCCGTTGTTTCCACCACTGCATTCGATTCCGAAGCGACAACGCTGTCTTTCCGATTGAAACCTGTGGGCTTGGCAACGACTTCTAACGGAATGGGGGAGACGCCAAAAGTGGTAGCACCAAGGCTAAGCTTTTGAAGGAATTCTCTACGGTTATTACTCATGGTTATATTCGTTTGATGTGATGTCAGTTTCTCAAAACTGACATCACACATTACTTATCAATAGCCCGGATTTTGCGTCAGAACGCTTTTGCCCTGATAATCAATTTGAGTTTGCGGGATTGGGATATATTCGTCTCGACCTGGGGTGTATTTGCCACCACTATAAGCAACTGGTAACTTCTTTGATTCGTAGGCCAGGAATGCATTTAACACAGTAGAAGCCGTTCCCCAACGAACCAGATCAAAGAAGCGGTGACCTTCGCCCGAAAGTTCAAGTTTGCGCTCAAATTGAACCGCCGTTCGGGCCGCGACTTTATCAGTCCAAGGCGTTGTGTAGTTGGCAATTACGTAGTTCGCGGCATTCTTACCATCAGGCATCTTTACCCACGTATCAGCGTTGGCGGCCCGCGTCCGAATCATGTTGACGTACTTGCGAGCCGTTTCCAGACTTCCTATTTCAATTTCGCACTCAGCTGCCATCAGCAGTACGTCGGCAAAGCGGATGATGTTGTAATTGATGGCCGAATACGCATCGGTTGACGTACTAGCATCAGTCAGGATTTTGTCCTGCGATTTGTAGTAGATAAACTTTTTGGGCGAATAGGGCCCAGCGAAACTCTGGTCGCGAATCCAGGCAAAGCCAGGATGAATCGACCAATCCAGATACGGAATACCCCGACGACCAACCGACCAATCCAGCCGGGGATCAACTGGGCCCGCATCAGGCGTAAATGGCTGATTTGAGAGAATTCCCTGATCCGTTTTCAACTGGTTTGCATCCGAATTGTAGGAACCATCCAACAAAGGAAGGCCAGTGCCATCCACCCGAAACGAGTTCGCTAATTCAAAGCTGGGTGGGAAATAGCCGCAGCAACCCGCCGGACCACTCGAGCCCGTGTTGTATGGGAAATTATTGGCTAGGTCAGTGGCGGCATTATCCGAACTACCTGTATTGGCCGCATTCTGAATGGCAAAAATCGACTCAGCGTTGGTTTCTTTGGCCGCGTTAAAAATATCGGTATAGTTCGCTACGAGACCATATTTCATTCCGCCTGATGTAACGCCGTTGGCAATCACCTGATCGAAAAGCGCTTTGGCCTCTGTATATTTCTTTTGATACAGGTAGGTTTTCGCCAGATAAGCCATAGCTGCCCACTTGTTCGCCCGACCGACCAGCGTTTGGGTTTCAGGCAGATTATCGACTGCATATTTGAAATCGGCTTCGATTTTAGGCCATATTTCAACGTTGTTCGGCACTTTTTCGGCACCCGTTCCGTAGCCCACCGATTCATCTACATAGGGCACAAGATTGAAACTCCGTTTGAGATCGAAGTAATAGTGAGCACGCAGAAAACGGGCTTCAGCCGATATCCGCTGTTTGTCGGTCGCCGTTACATCGACACTAGCCGATGGAAGCGCACGTAGCACCGCATTTGCCCGGCTGATTCCTTCAAACATGGCACTCCATTTCTGGCCAATGTCAAAAAGGCTGGGATATAACTGATACGTCATCCAAGGAACGAGGTCGCCGTAATCGCCTGAATTTGAGCCCTTATTGGCTTCTCCTCCCGATATACTTCCTCGCAGCCAGTTAAAGGAACTGGTTACCCGCCGGAAGCCGCGCCCGTTCAACTGGGCATATGACGACACCAGAATGCCCTCAATACCCGCCTTGGATGTTAACTGGTCGCTGGATAATTGGCCGGTGGGCGCCACCTCCAGAAACTTATCCTGGCAGGCAGAAGTCGACAACATCAGCGTTGCGGTCACTATGATTAATTTACTGGTAAGATTTTTCATGTTGCAGTTTAGTCGATTAGAAGCCAAAACTCACCCCTACATTGTAGCCCCGAGTGACTGGATAGTTCCCCACATCAATCCCGAACGTAGCATCCGAGCCGCCACCTACTGCTGGGTCCAGACCGCTGTATTTGGTGATCGTAAACAAATTCGTTGCCGACACCGACACCCGCAACCGGCTGAGGTTGGCCCGACTTAGCAGTGCATTAGGAAAGGTATATCCCAGGTTCAGATACTGCATGCGCCCATACGACCCATTTTCAACGTAATAGGAGTTAGGTTGGGTGTTGGTACTGAAATTAGCCGCACTTTCGAAAATCGGTACGTTCGTGTTCATGTTGGTAGGCAACCACGAATCCTTTACTCTGGAGCTAACAGCGGCCCCCGTAAATGAGGGATAGAAGTCTGTAAACCACCGCTGGTTATTGAAAATCTGGCTTCCTAACGAAGCATATAAATTGGTGTTCAGATCGAAACTTTTGTATTTCAAGCCCAGCGTGATGCTTCCCGTAAATTTGGGGATCGGACTGCCCAGATACGTTCGATCATTGTCATCAATCTTTTTGTCGCCATTCAAATCGGCGAAGCGAAAACGGCCAGGAGCAGCGCCCGTTTGGGTCGCAGCCGATGCCACTTCTTCCTTGCTGTTGAATAGGCCAACTACTTGATAACCATAAAATGACGACAACGTATGGCCCGCTTCGTTACGTACCACCGGCCCACCAATGCGCGTACCACCGCCCGTGAAATACGGTACCAACGGCGCAATGGCCGTAATCTGGTTGCTTAGGAAGCTGCCGATTCCGGTCACTTCATAACTCAAATCGCCAACAAGTTTCCCCCGGGTGGTAAGCAGTAAATCAATCCCCTGATTGCGCATACTCGCTACATTCAGGAACGGTGCATTGGCTCGAACGCCCACCACGCTTGGTAAGGCCAATTGATATAGTAGGTCTTTGGTATCCTTTCGCCAGAAATCAACAACTACTTCCAGGCGATTATTGAAAAACGAACCATCTATCCCGATGTTGGATGTAATGCTCGTCTCCCATTTGGCATCGGCATTCCCGATCTGGCTTGGGTAGTACCCCGTGGCAATCGAGTTGTTCGTTGCACCAAGGTCGTAGCCGTTGGCCGCATTAGTAGCAAACAGGTTGAACTGGTTAGTTGAACTGAGGTAGTTGGAGTTAC
Proteins encoded in this region:
- a CDS encoding carboxylesterase/lipase family protein; this translates as MSNNRREFLQKLSLGATTFGVSPIPLEVVAKPTGFNRKDSVVASESNAVVETTAGKVRGYTHNGIVNFKGIPYAATTAEEARFMPPAKLAPWTGVRNSLIYGPVCPQKPNGGWSSEEYAFLYQWNDGLQGEDCLRLNVWSPGVNDGKKRPVLFWMHGGAFFSGSSQEHPSYDGENLSRFGDVVVVSINHRLNVFGFLDMSDYGSQYAQSGNVGMLDLVAALEWVRDNIAQFGGDAGNVTIFGQSGGAAKVTTLMAMPSAKGLFHKGISESSSTVQVATHTYAAQLAEHVLNDLKLNRSNIADIHKLPFARITEAGMAAEKKMGTTIPPGVGRAGWQPVVDGTVLPAHPFEPAVPAYSANIPMIIGTNRNEASASINNPGMESIDDDGVKKKLAERFGDKSIQIYEVLRKVHPKAKPVELLSYVAPYNPMAYLQAERKAAQNAAPVYLYLFSWQTPVLDGRPRSFHCSEIPFVFANTDRCETMTGGGDEARELANKMSQAWINFARTGNPNHKGLPNWPTFTPDKGAMMVFNKTSEVRNDPDGEARKMLEPLYYKRSV
- a CDS encoding RagB/SusD family nutrient uptake outer membrane protein, translated to MKNLTSKLIIVTATLMLSTSACQDKFLEVAPTGQLSSDQLTSKAGIEGILVSSYAQLNGRGFRRVTSSFNWLRGSISGGEANKGSNSGDYGDLVPWMTYQLYPSLFDIGQKWSAMFEGISRANAVLRALPSASVDVTATDKQRISAEARFLRAHYYFDLKRSFNLVPYVDESVGYGTGAEKVPNNVEIWPKIEADFKYAVDNLPETQTLVGRANKWAAMAYLAKTYLYQKKYTEAKALFDQVIANGVTSGGMKYGLVANYTDIFNAAKETNAESIFAIQNAANTGSSDNAATDLANNFPYNTGSSGPAGCCGYFPPSFELANSFRVDGTGLPLLDGSYNSDANQLKTDQGILSNQPFTPDAGPVDPRLDWSVGRRGIPYLDWSIHPGFAWIRDQSFAGPYSPKKFIYYKSQDKILTDASTSTDAYSAINYNIIRFADVLLMAAECEIEIGSLETARKYVNMIRTRAANADTWVKMPDGKNAANYVIANYTTPWTDKVAARTAVQFERKLELSGEGHRFFDLVRWGTASTVLNAFLAYESKKLPVAYSGGKYTPGRDEYIPIPQTQIDYQGKSVLTQNPGY